A stretch of Caballeronia sp. SL2Y3 DNA encodes these proteins:
- the tagF gene encoding type VI secretion system-associated protein TagF produces the protein MSAGFYGKVRTHGDFVGRGLPDSFVKTCDAWLQRGLLTARQRAPHEWLESYLAMPVWRFCASPDIFDERAYAGALMPGIDAVGRYFPLIVAREIHGASCAVDSPWHEAAAALALSTLAPSFSMRAFEARLAALPAPPFRETTCHGGSAWWTQAGEKAHRHTGALDSGLFLRLLGD, from the coding sequence ATGAGCGCGGGCTTCTACGGCAAGGTCCGCACGCACGGAGACTTCGTCGGGCGCGGTTTGCCGGACTCATTCGTGAAAACCTGCGACGCCTGGTTGCAACGCGGCCTTCTGACGGCCCGCCAGCGCGCGCCGCACGAATGGCTCGAAAGCTATCTCGCCATGCCCGTGTGGCGCTTCTGCGCCAGTCCCGACATATTCGACGAACGCGCGTATGCCGGCGCGCTGATGCCCGGCATAGATGCGGTGGGGCGCTATTTCCCGCTGATCGTCGCGCGGGAAATCCACGGCGCGTCGTGCGCCGTCGATTCCCCGTGGCACGAAGCGGCGGCTGCCCTCGCGCTGTCCACGCTCGCGCCGTCGTTTTCAATGCGTGCATTCGAGGCGCGGCTTGCCGCACTGCCTGCACCGCCGTTCCGTGAAACGACGTGCCATGGCGGCAGCGCGTGGTGGACGCAAGCGGGCGAAAAAGCGCATCGGCACACAGGCGCGCTGGACTCCGGCTTGTTCTTGCGTCTGCTCGGCGACTGA
- a CDS encoding catalase family peroxidase: MPRIPPARFVIGCAFIASALTVVVVSFAWVAGWIAWPGTAPALSPARLIDAFEHSSGRHLGFRRNHAKGICVSGYFDSNGNGAALSRAEVFQPGRTPVTGRFSAPGGNPAENDAATTVRSFALRFMMRNGEEWRTGMNSAPVFAVRTPQAVFEQQEAMRPDPRTGRADPARLNAFFARHPETNALRDWLAAHAPSSAFYNANYYSINAFRFTGSDDATRFVRWSVTPETPYAPFDASRNSTRDPDFLAHDLRTRLREHPVKWRLMLTPAGPGDPVDDATRAWPAEREAHRIDAGTLVITSAESQIDGACRDVNFDPTVLPRGIAPSGDPLLAARAAAYAESFRRRTAEEARANVR, translated from the coding sequence ATGCCCCGAATTCCGCCTGCGCGATTCGTCATCGGTTGCGCCTTCATCGCGTCAGCGCTCACCGTGGTCGTCGTATCGTTCGCGTGGGTCGCCGGGTGGATTGCCTGGCCCGGTACGGCACCGGCGCTTTCGCCCGCACGCCTGATCGACGCATTCGAGCACTCGAGCGGCAGGCACCTCGGGTTCCGTCGCAATCATGCCAAGGGAATCTGTGTAAGCGGCTACTTCGACAGCAACGGCAACGGCGCGGCGCTCTCGCGTGCCGAGGTCTTTCAACCGGGCCGCACGCCGGTCACGGGGCGCTTCTCCGCGCCGGGCGGCAATCCCGCGGAAAACGACGCGGCCACCACCGTGCGCAGCTTCGCGCTGCGCTTCATGATGCGCAATGGAGAAGAATGGCGTACCGGCATGAACTCCGCGCCGGTCTTCGCCGTTCGCACGCCGCAAGCCGTGTTCGAGCAGCAGGAAGCCATGCGGCCCGACCCGCGCACAGGCCGCGCGGATCCCGCCAGGCTGAACGCGTTCTTCGCACGGCACCCGGAAACCAACGCGTTGCGCGACTGGCTTGCCGCGCATGCGCCGTCGTCGGCCTTCTACAACGCGAACTATTACAGCATCAACGCGTTCCGTTTCACCGGTTCGGACGATGCCACTCGGTTCGTGCGCTGGAGCGTGACGCCGGAAACGCCCTACGCACCCTTCGACGCCAGCCGGAATTCAACGCGCGATCCGGACTTTCTCGCGCACGACCTGCGCACGCGGCTGCGCGAGCATCCCGTCAAGTGGCGCTTGATGCTGACGCCGGCCGGCCCGGGCGATCCTGTCGACGATGCGACGCGCGCTTGGCCTGCCGAACGCGAAGCGCATCGAATCGACGCGGGGACGCTCGTCATCACGTCCGCCGAGTCCCAGATCGACGGCGCATGCCGCGACGTCAATTTCGATCCGACCGTGCTGCCCCGAGGCATCGCTCCCTCCGGCGACCCGTTGCTCGCCGCACGCGCCGCGGCCTACGCCGAGTCGTTCAGGCGCCGCACGGCCGAGGAGGCCCGTGCGAACGTGCGTTGA
- a CDS encoding PhoX family phosphatase, with translation MALPLDLSRRKALKILAGAPMLPLGGATAASLLATACGGSDSNAATNASAPASTAAFTTATFSSMAAPTLADPAAMAKTTVGSTMTVNFSDGSNRAYKLAYQPFFVTGDVVPNTAGGTIVAGGYFDIDNQPIIDKSVAGKERQFFSDCPDGTSLIKLDKTTVKGVKGNAVFAVVQFEYTTRDQNAASMYGRLPSPIAVLTLDQDPATGKLTLVSYANVDTSKANGLWITCGASLSPWNTHLSSEEYEPDAALGSKDAQFLAYSQNLYGDQAKARPYHYGHVPEVTVNPDGTGTIKKHYCLGRISHELIQVMPDKRTVMMGDDATNGGVFMFVADKEADLSAGTLYVAKCAMTSSAGAGSANLTWMSLGHATSDEIENLANTLTLSDIMDVVSDATIGATLDASYTRINYNGAFNWIRIKPGMEKAAAFLETHRYAALRGASMCFTKLEGTTVNAKDKIVYSAMSQIVKSMVKGDAHAAEFAVDKTINSGAVYAFNLKGGQKDLTGAAINSEWVPVDMAAPAALVGEDISADALGNIGNPERIANPDNLKFSEKLRTLFIGEDSGRHVNNFLWAYNVDTKSLSRILSAPSGAESTGLHAVDEINGWTYIMSNFQHAGDWETPLHSKVQATLDPLIRANYKDRYGAAVGYLTADATSVKLS, from the coding sequence ATGGCGCTGCCGCTCGACCTCTCCCGCCGCAAAGCTCTCAAGATTCTCGCCGGCGCACCGATGCTGCCGCTCGGCGGCGCGACCGCCGCTTCGCTGCTCGCCACCGCATGCGGCGGCAGCGACAGCAACGCGGCGACGAACGCGTCCGCGCCCGCGTCGACGGCTGCGTTCACCACGGCGACGTTCAGCAGCATGGCCGCGCCGACACTCGCCGATCCCGCGGCGATGGCGAAGACCACCGTCGGCTCGACCATGACCGTGAACTTCAGCGACGGCAGCAATCGCGCGTACAAGCTCGCGTATCAGCCGTTCTTCGTGACGGGCGATGTGGTGCCGAACACGGCCGGCGGCACCATCGTCGCGGGCGGCTATTTCGACATCGACAATCAGCCGATCATCGACAAGTCAGTGGCGGGCAAGGAGCGCCAGTTTTTCTCGGACTGCCCGGACGGCACGTCGCTCATCAAACTCGACAAGACGACCGTCAAGGGCGTGAAGGGCAACGCCGTGTTCGCCGTCGTGCAGTTCGAATACACGACGCGCGACCAGAATGCCGCGAGCATGTACGGCCGCCTGCCGTCGCCGATCGCGGTGCTGACGCTCGATCAGGATCCGGCCACTGGCAAGCTGACGCTCGTGAGCTACGCGAACGTCGATACGTCGAAGGCGAACGGTCTGTGGATCACGTGCGGCGCGAGCCTCTCGCCGTGGAACACGCATTTGTCGAGCGAAGAGTACGAGCCGGATGCGGCGCTCGGCTCGAAGGACGCGCAGTTCCTCGCGTATAGCCAGAACCTTTACGGCGATCAGGCGAAGGCGCGTCCGTATCACTACGGTCATGTGCCCGAAGTCACCGTCAACCCGGACGGCACCGGCACGATCAAGAAGCACTATTGCCTCGGCCGCATCTCGCACGAGCTGATTCAAGTGATGCCCGACAAGCGCACCGTCATGATGGGCGACGACGCGACCAACGGCGGCGTCTTCATGTTCGTCGCGGACAAGGAAGCGGATCTTTCCGCGGGCACGCTTTACGTCGCGAAGTGCGCGATGACGTCATCGGCGGGCGCGGGCTCGGCCAATTTGACGTGGATGAGCCTCGGCCACGCGACGAGCGATGAAATCGAGAACCTCGCCAATACGCTGACGCTCTCCGACATCATGGATGTCGTGAGCGATGCGACCATCGGCGCGACGCTCGATGCGAGCTATACGCGCATCAACTACAACGGCGCGTTCAACTGGATTCGCATCAAGCCGGGCATGGAGAAGGCGGCCGCGTTTCTGGAGACGCATCGCTACGCGGCATTGCGCGGTGCGAGCATGTGCTTCACGAAGCTCGAGGGCACGACGGTCAACGCGAAGGACAAGATCGTCTACTCGGCGATGTCGCAGATCGTCAAGTCGATGGTCAAAGGCGACGCGCACGCGGCCGAATTCGCCGTCGACAAGACCATCAACTCGGGCGCGGTGTACGCGTTCAATCTGAAGGGCGGACAGAAGGATCTGACCGGCGCGGCGATCAACAGCGAATGGGTTCCGGTCGACATGGCCGCGCCCGCCGCGCTCGTCGGCGAAGACATTTCCGCTGATGCGCTCGGCAACATCGGCAACCCCGAGCGCATCGCGAATCCGGATAACCTCAAGTTCTCCGAGAAGCTGCGCACGCTGTTCATCGGGGAAGACAGCGGCCGGCACGTCAACAACTTCCTGTGGGCCTACAACGTCGATACGAAGTCGCTGTCGCGCATTCTGTCGGCGCCGTCGGGCGCGGAATCGACGGGCCTGCACGCGGTCGACGAGATCAACGGCTGGACCTACATCATGAGCAACTTCCAGCATGCGGGCGACTGGGAAACGCCGCTGCATTCAAAGGTGCAGGCGACGCTCGATCCGCTGATCCGCGCGAACTACAAGGATCGCTACGGCGCGGCGGTGGGCTATCTGACCGCCGATGCAACCTCGGTCAAGCTGAGTTGA
- a CDS encoding serine/threonine-protein kinase, with the protein MPSADDVPATLGRYVIERVLGRGAMGIVYLAFDPQIERQVALKTLHRLATDDAAAAHELTARFLNEARAAGRLVHPNIVAIYDYGEADDIAFITMEYVRGESLAARLARHARTATSMNPASALRWFAQLLDALDYAHEAGIVHRDIKPANLLMGPRGECKVADFGIARLDTSALTQTGTLLGTPSYMSPEQFTGDTVDARADLFSAAVVLYEMLTGVCPFTGTPAAVMRGILDDMPPLPSSVARGVPAHIDALVMKGMAKRPEARFASAREWRDAVLAAFAADAQDDAERTVIAARVPPAALDALDAPAALDAPPAFAPDMIAQIEKRLASHVGPVASLLMRRACADAADIDTLRGRLAAHLPTDEARRDFDALLMRLAVGTPPSTGARAQTVSAESVNEAAARLTTFLGPVARIVARRAAAQSADLPAFHARLLDAVPDEHRETLRREWGIAGG; encoded by the coding sequence ATGCCATCGGCAGATGACGTGCCGGCAACGCTGGGACGCTATGTCATCGAGCGCGTGCTCGGGCGCGGGGCGATGGGCATCGTCTATCTCGCGTTCGATCCGCAGATCGAGCGGCAGGTCGCGCTGAAGACGCTGCACCGCCTTGCCACCGACGACGCCGCGGCCGCGCACGAACTGACGGCGCGCTTTCTGAACGAAGCCCGCGCGGCCGGACGTCTCGTGCATCCGAACATCGTCGCGATCTACGACTACGGCGAAGCCGACGACATCGCCTTCATCACGATGGAATACGTGCGCGGCGAAAGCCTCGCCGCGCGTCTCGCCCGGCACGCGCGCACGGCAACGTCGATGAATCCGGCGAGCGCCCTTCGGTGGTTCGCGCAACTGCTCGATGCACTTGACTATGCGCACGAGGCCGGCATCGTCCATCGCGACATCAAGCCGGCCAATCTGCTGATGGGGCCGCGCGGCGAATGCAAGGTCGCCGATTTCGGCATCGCCCGTCTCGACACGTCGGCGCTCACACAGACAGGCACCTTGCTCGGCACCCCGAGTTACATGTCTCCGGAACAGTTCACCGGCGATACCGTCGATGCGCGCGCCGACCTGTTCTCCGCCGCCGTCGTGCTCTATGAAATGCTCACCGGCGTGTGCCCGTTCACCGGCACGCCGGCGGCGGTCATGCGCGGCATTCTCGACGACATGCCGCCGCTTCCGTCGAGCGTCGCCCGCGGCGTTCCTGCTCATATCGACGCCCTCGTGATGAAGGGCATGGCGAAGCGCCCCGAAGCCCGCTTCGCTTCGGCGCGCGAATGGCGCGACGCAGTGCTGGCCGCGTTCGCCGCCGATGCACAGGACGATGCCGAACGCACGGTGATCGCCGCGCGCGTTCCGCCCGCCGCGCTCGATGCGCTCGATGCGCCCGCCGCGCTCGATGCGCCGCCCGCCTTCGCGCCGGACATGATCGCGCAAATCGAGAAGCGCCTCGCGAGCCACGTGGGTCCGGTCGCATCGCTGCTGATGCGCCGCGCCTGCGCGGACGCGGCCGACATCGATACGCTGCGTGGGCGGCTCGCCGCCCATTTGCCGACCGACGAAGCGCGCCGCGATTTCGATGCGCTGCTGATGCGCCTTGCGGTCGGTACGCCGCCTTCGACAGGCGCACGGGCGCAGACCGTCAGCGCAGAAAGCGTGAACGAGGCCGCCGCGCGGCTCACGACTTTTCTCGGTCCGGTCGCGCGCATCGTCGCGCGCCGCGCCGCCGCGCAATCCGCCGATCTGCCCGCTTTCCATGCGCGTCTGCTCGACGCCGTGCCCGATGAGCATCGCGAAACCTTGCGGCGCGAATGGGGCATCGCGGGCGGCTAG
- a CDS encoding DUF3365 domain-containing protein, protein MKLRLSLSVKFNLVFLVIFAVALVAVGAVSDRLLQKQALEETVHDANVLASAASSMQNYTAAHITPLLATQVKYRFVPESIPAFSAIEMLNLLEKDFPNFSYKSTMLNPTNPRDRPTDWETDVIRHLHDHPELKTLSGERDAPGGRALFLARPSRITDAACMQCHSTPSAAPATVTEKYGTANGFGWTMNEVIGAEFVSVPMAQPVARGRAVWRTFMLSLTGVFAVLLIAMNVMMHVLITRPIRSLSHAADEMSLGKLDTVILQTRGSDEIASLAVSFGRMRTSLVEAFRMLDEEQA, encoded by the coding sequence ATGAAGCTCAGACTGTCTCTCAGCGTCAAGTTCAACCTTGTGTTCCTGGTCATTTTCGCGGTCGCGCTGGTGGCGGTCGGCGCGGTGTCGGACCGCCTGCTCCAGAAGCAGGCGCTCGAAGAAACCGTGCACGATGCCAACGTGCTCGCGAGCGCGGCATCGTCGATGCAGAACTACACGGCCGCGCACATCACGCCGCTGCTCGCCACTCAGGTGAAGTACCGCTTCGTTCCCGAATCGATTCCTGCGTTCTCCGCCATCGAAATGCTGAATCTGCTGGAGAAGGACTTCCCGAACTTCTCTTACAAGTCGACGATGCTCAACCCGACCAATCCGCGCGACCGGCCGACAGACTGGGAAACGGATGTGATCCGCCATCTGCACGATCACCCGGAACTGAAAACGCTTTCCGGCGAACGCGATGCGCCCGGCGGCCGAGCGTTGTTTCTCGCGCGCCCGAGCCGCATCACCGATGCCGCGTGCATGCAGTGCCACAGCACGCCATCGGCCGCGCCCGCGACGGTCACCGAGAAATACGGCACTGCGAACGGCTTCGGCTGGACCATGAACGAAGTCATCGGCGCGGAGTTCGTCTCGGTGCCGATGGCGCAACCCGTGGCGCGCGGCCGCGCCGTGTGGCGCACCTTCATGCTGTCGCTGACCGGCGTGTTCGCGGTCTTGCTGATCGCGATGAACGTCATGATGCATGTGCTGATCACACGGCCGATCCGCTCGCTGTCCCATGCCGCCGATGAAATGAGCCTCGGCAAGCTCGACACGGTCATTCTGCAAACCCGCGGGTCGGACGAGATCGCCTCGCTCGCGGTGTCGTTCGGCCGCATGCGGACGAGCCTCGTCGAAGCGTTCCGCATGCTCGACGAAGAGCAGGCCTAG
- a CDS encoding MFS transporter, producing the protein MPSLSNIANTTNTSRATTWVLIGAAALILSAAMGVRQTFGLFIGPFSFDRGLPVTLIAFAIALHNLVWGFAQPFAGAAADRYGAAPVVAMGAATFAAGLALAAAATSGWMLVLGLGLLVGIGISCTSFGVVLATVGRVASPQARSVAMGLASAGGSFGQVLMVPFAQEVRVHAGVAASLYVLAFVLLLAAPLGIVLDRASRRSNASMAVPVSGVNESRAMPLRETLAYALRHRGYRLLTLGFFTCGFQLAFIATHLPGYLLLCHMPVGLGATALALIGFFNMIGSWACGWIGGRWRQHYVLAWLYLIRGGAIALFVLLPTTSVSVVIFAAVMGLTWLGTVPLTNGLIAKVFGTRHLGTLFGVVFLSHQLGSFLGAWLGGYVFDTTGSYSLIWGATAVAGLVAALLHFPIDDRAVGEASLVAS; encoded by the coding sequence ATGCCGTCACTGTCGAACATTGCGAACACTACGAACACGAGCCGCGCCACAACCTGGGTGCTGATCGGCGCCGCCGCGCTGATACTGAGCGCCGCGATGGGCGTGCGCCAGACCTTCGGGCTTTTCATCGGGCCGTTCTCCTTCGACCGCGGCTTGCCCGTCACGCTGATCGCTTTCGCCATCGCGCTACATAACCTCGTCTGGGGCTTCGCGCAGCCGTTCGCCGGGGCCGCCGCCGACCGATACGGCGCCGCCCCCGTCGTCGCGATGGGCGCGGCCACGTTCGCAGCGGGCCTCGCGCTCGCGGCCGCCGCGACTTCCGGATGGATGCTCGTACTCGGGCTCGGATTGCTCGTTGGCATCGGCATCAGTTGCACGAGCTTCGGTGTCGTGCTCGCGACGGTCGGACGCGTCGCGTCGCCGCAAGCGCGCAGCGTCGCGATGGGCCTCGCGAGCGCGGGCGGTTCGTTCGGGCAAGTGCTGATGGTGCCGTTCGCGCAGGAAGTCCGTGTGCATGCGGGCGTGGCGGCGTCGTTATATGTCCTCGCCTTCGTGCTGCTTCTTGCTGCGCCGCTCGGCATCGTGCTCGATCGCGCGAGCCGCCGGAGCAACGCGTCGATGGCCGTGCCGGTATCCGGCGTGAACGAATCGCGCGCGATGCCGTTGCGCGAGACGTTGGCGTATGCGTTGCGTCATCGCGGTTATCGGCTGCTGACGCTCGGCTTTTTCACGTGTGGATTTCAGCTCGCGTTCATCGCGACGCATCTGCCGGGCTATCTGCTGCTCTGTCACATGCCGGTCGGGCTCGGCGCGACGGCGCTCGCGCTGATCGGCTTCTTCAACATGATCGGCAGTTGGGCATGCGGGTGGATCGGCGGACGCTGGCGGCAACATTACGTGCTCGCGTGGCTCTATCTGATTCGCGGCGGCGCGATCGCCCTCTTCGTTCTGCTGCCGACGACAAGCGTGTCCGTCGTGATCTTCGCCGCGGTCATGGGGCTGACGTGGCTCGGCACGGTGCCGCTCACCAACGGGCTGATCGCGAAGGTGTTCGGCACGCGGCATCTCGGGACGCTGTTCGGCGTCGTGTTTCTGAGTCATCAGCTCGGATCGTTTCTCGGCGCATGGCTCGGCGGCTATGTCTTCGACACGACCGGCTCTTACTCGCTGATCTGGGGCGCCACGGCCGTTGCGGGGCTCGTTGCGGCGCTGCTGCATTTTCCGATCGATGATCGGGCGGTCGGCGAGGCGTCGCTTGTGGCGTCTTGA
- a CDS encoding RNA polymerase sigma factor, with protein sequence MSGADLPGMLPDMLPRLWAFALRLSGDQHDAEDLVQRACVRGLERAHQLQPDTAPLSWMYAIIHSTWINELRARSVRKRASFEWDDDFLENLPDPVDRSPETQLMHGQIVDAIERLPEAQRVVMLLVAVEGFSYQQAADTLEIPIGTVMSRLSRARQSIGAMFGEQTPKARPAPTHKDSFA encoded by the coding sequence ATGAGCGGTGCAGACCTGCCCGGCATGCTTCCTGACATGCTGCCGCGCCTATGGGCATTCGCGCTTCGTCTTTCGGGCGACCAGCACGATGCCGAAGATCTCGTGCAGCGCGCGTGCGTGCGCGGGCTCGAACGCGCACATCAGCTTCAACCCGACACCGCGCCCCTGAGCTGGATGTATGCCATCATCCATTCGACGTGGATCAACGAACTGCGCGCGCGCAGCGTCCGCAAGCGGGCGAGCTTCGAGTGGGACGACGATTTCCTCGAAAATCTGCCCGACCCGGTCGACAGAAGCCCGGAAACGCAGTTGATGCACGGGCAGATCGTCGACGCGATCGAGCGCCTGCCTGAAGCGCAACGTGTCGTCATGCTGCTCGTCGCGGTCGAAGGTTTCTCTTATCAGCAGGCCGCGGACACGCTGGAGATTCCCATCGGCACGGTGATGAGCCGCCTTTCGCGCGCCCGGCAGTCGATCGGCGCCATGTTCGGGGAGCAGACGCCCAAGGCTCGCCCCGCTCCGACTCACAAGGATTCGTTCGCATGA
- a CDS encoding anti-sigma factor, whose translation MTPDDIELLAYVDGKLPAPERAALERLLAASPDAALRVKRLETSKLPYADAFAHQRLPPVPPSLARMIDGIAQAARLDTPGPAHSGRGAGANDDSNIGARGWHATARVRAAAAGWLAAAFFAGALACGFALRFGYDDARLVPHQEGAQASAQASAHASAHASTDPAAAPWVEAAAHYQQLYSRETLANVDADAALSQTTLDKIRQEDRLDIHIPDLRAYGLTFKRVQRLQFHGRPLVQIVYLPAQGNPVALCLMHEAQADAMPADRTVASMAVVTWRRAHIGYALIGASGDAALNRLARSLAQGDAASLFGAVAPPLALADGMRTLVASSG comes from the coding sequence ATGACACCGGACGACATCGAACTGCTGGCCTACGTGGACGGCAAGCTGCCCGCGCCTGAACGCGCGGCGCTCGAGCGCCTGCTTGCCGCATCGCCCGATGCGGCGTTGCGTGTCAAACGCCTCGAAACGTCGAAGCTGCCGTACGCGGACGCCTTCGCGCATCAGCGACTGCCGCCGGTTCCGCCATCGCTCGCACGGATGATCGACGGCATCGCGCAGGCCGCGCGGCTCGACACGCCGGGGCCGGCTCACAGCGGGCGCGGCGCCGGCGCCAACGACGACAGCAACATCGGCGCGCGCGGATGGCACGCGACGGCGCGGGTCCGGGCCGCCGCGGCCGGCTGGCTCGCCGCGGCATTCTTCGCCGGCGCACTCGCATGCGGCTTCGCGTTGCGCTTCGGTTACGACGATGCCCGACTCGTGCCGCATCAGGAAGGCGCTCAGGCATCGGCTCAGGCATCGGCTCATGCATCCGCTCATGCATCCACGGACCCGGCGGCCGCACCCTGGGTCGAGGCCGCCGCACATTATCAACAGCTTTACAGCCGGGAAACGCTGGCGAATGTCGACGCCGATGCGGCCCTCTCGCAGACGACGCTGGACAAGATTCGCCAGGAAGACCGGCTCGACATCCACATTCCCGACCTGCGCGCGTATGGCCTCACCTTCAAGCGCGTTCAGCGCCTGCAATTTCATGGCCGGCCGCTGGTGCAGATCGTCTACCTTCCGGCGCAGGGCAATCCCGTCGCCCTGTGCCTGATGCACGAAGCGCAGGCTGACGCGATGCCCGCCGATCGCACCGTTGCTTCCATGGCGGTCGTCACTTGGCGCCGTGCGCACATCGGTTATGCGCTGATCGGCGCATCGGGCGACGCGGCGCTGAACCGGCTGGCGCGCAGCCTCGCGCAGGGCGACGCCGCCTCGCTGTTCGGCGCCGTCGCGCCGCCGCTCGCTCTCGCGGACGGTATGCGCACGCTCGTCGCATCGTCCGGCTGA
- a CDS encoding anti-sigma factor, which produces MMADDAQLLAYVDGGLSPEERESVEAQLRESAEARKKVALLRASKVEFADAFAKQPLPPVPESLRLNIDQMVKAHRAAEAAPAAANEPANPDDAPVPAAPVRSRLRRMPVWLAAACVAGAFVAGQFVHLSSLLGSPQPGGAQMASADVSPWIAAAVGYQKLYTRDTVGYREDDPATAARVVADIRREDRIALRVPDLSSAGLTFKSVQRLRFNNKPLVQIVYLPRNGPPIALCVMKDARPDETVASRTVDAMDVTTWRQGEMSYALIGQAGDVDLDALGKRISELDMAPLFSEASHGPANLAG; this is translated from the coding sequence ATGATGGCCGACGACGCTCAACTTCTCGCTTATGTCGACGGCGGACTCTCTCCGGAGGAGCGCGAATCCGTCGAAGCCCAACTACGCGAATCCGCGGAAGCGCGCAAGAAAGTCGCGCTCCTGCGTGCCTCGAAAGTCGAGTTCGCGGACGCGTTCGCGAAGCAGCCTCTGCCTCCCGTGCCGGAGAGCCTGCGGCTCAACATCGACCAGATGGTGAAGGCACATCGGGCCGCCGAGGCCGCGCCCGCCGCCGCCAATGAACCTGCCAATCCTGACGACGCGCCCGTTCCTGCCGCGCCAGTGCGGTCGCGGCTGCGCCGCATGCCCGTGTGGCTCGCCGCGGCGTGCGTCGCGGGCGCGTTCGTGGCCGGCCAGTTTGTCCATTTGAGTTCGCTACTCGGTTCACCGCAGCCCGGCGGCGCGCAAATGGCGAGCGCGGATGTCTCTCCGTGGATCGCCGCCGCCGTCGGCTATCAGAAGCTCTACACGCGCGACACGGTCGGCTATCGCGAAGACGATCCGGCCACCGCCGCCCGCGTCGTGGCCGATATCCGCCGCGAAGACCGCATCGCGCTACGCGTGCCGGACCTCAGCAGCGCGGGCCTCACGTTCAAGTCGGTGCAGCGCCTGCGCTTCAACAACAAGCCGCTGGTGCAGATCGTCTATCTGCCGCGCAACGGGCCGCCCATTGCGCTGTGCGTAATGAAAGATGCCCGGCCGGACGAGACGGTCGCGTCCCGCACGGTCGACGCCATGGACGTGACGACCTGGCGGCAGGGCGAGATGAGCTATGCGCTCATCGGCCAGGCGGGCGACGTCGATCTGGACGCGCTCGGCAAACGCATCTCCGAACTCGATATGGCGCCGCTCTTCAGCGAGGCCTCGCACGGGCCGGCGAATCTGGCCGGGTGA